Genomic window (Asticcacaulis excentricus CB 48):
TTCGAGACCGATGCTCTGTGGGCTGAGGTGTCGGCGCTGGATGCACAGATTCCCGCAGCGGCTCAGACGGCGCTTTATAACGCCATCGCCACGTTCCTTCGCCGTCAGGTCTATTTCATTGCCCGTCGTTTCGCCGGTCGCCCGGAGACCCTGACTGAAGTGATCAACGCCTATCAGACGGGCATTGCCACTTTGATGTCCGCACAAGGCGTGCTCAGTCCAAACGAAGCGGCGCGCGTTGAGGCACGGGCGCAAAAACTGATTAGCGCCGGTGCGCCTGAAGACCTGTCGCGCCGGGTGTCGGCTCTGTTGTCGTGGACAAGCGCCATCGATATGGTGGACCTGGCCGACGGGGGGGATGTCGTCGACGCGGCGCGCCTCTATTTAGCGACGGGGGAACGCTTTGGCTTTGACCGTCTGCGCGCCGGAGCGGGAGAGCTTTATTCGGCTGATCCGTGGGACCGCATGGCCATCCGCCGGCTTATTGAAGACATCTACGCCGAACAGAAGTCGGTCGTGGCCGCTGTGCGTCGTGACGCTCAGGGTCTTAAGGCCTGGGCTGAGGCACAGGCCGCACAGGTGGCACCGTTGCAGTCTCTTCTGAGTGAAATCGAAAGTACGGGTGCCGGCTGGAGCTTCGCCAAGTTGAGCATTGTCAATGCCGCCTTGCGTCAGTGGGTACAGAAACTATGAGAAAGTTTCTGGTCATCGCCGATGACAGCGCCGAATTCCGGGCAGCGCTCAGCTATGCTTCGGTGCGCGCACGCGTGACGCAGGGCATGGTCACCCTGCTGCGCGTGCTACCGCCCACCGACTATAGCCAGTGGGCGGGGGTGCGTGATGAAATCGAGCGCGAACAGCGCGAAGAGGCGGAGACGCTTTTGTCCACCCTTTCCGACGAAGCGGCGGTCAAGTCCGGGCGTCCGGCGGAAATCATCATCAAGACGGGGCAGATGAAGGATGCCATCCGCGAAGTCCTGATCGCCGACCGTGATATCAAGATCATCGTCATCGGTGCGTCGGGCGGCAATCCTGGTCCGCTGGTTAATCTGCTGGTCCGCGAAGGGGTAGGGACGCTGGGTGGCACGCGGCCTGTGCCGGTAACCGTGGTGCCGGGTGACATCAGCGACGAAGCGATCGAAGAGTTGATGTAGGCGCAAGCCCTTCCATTCAAATCAGGGGAGGGGCTCATTCAAAGCCCTCTTGCCATCGTCTGCGTTTACCCCCATTTGAGCGTGAGATTTACCCGGAAAGTCGCTCATGTTTATCCAGACCGAAGCCACGCCTAATCCCGATGTCCTGAAATTCATCCCCGGCCGCGAGGTTCTGGGCAAAGGGTCTATGGAATTTCGTACCGAGACCGATGCAGAGAAATCTCCGCTGGCCCTGTCGCTGTTTCAGATTGACGGCGTTTCGGGCGTCTATTTCGGCTCTGACTTTCTCACGGTGAAGCGCGACGCAGAAGCGGGTCTGATCTGGGCGCAGATCAAGGCACCCATTTTAGCCGCCATTATGGACTTCTATGCATCCGGTCGCGCTATCCTTAATGAGGAGGGCGCCGTCAATGAGCGCACCTATGAGGGGGAGGTTGCGCAAATCGTTCTGGAGATCAAAGACTTACTCGATACGCGCGTGCGTCCCGCCGTGGCGCAGGATGGCGGCGATATCGAATTTGAACATTTCGACATCGAGTCCGGAACGCTTTATCTGCACATGCGCGGGGCCTGCTCGGGCTGCCCGTCCTCATCGGCCACGCTGCGCCAGGGTGTGGAATCTCTGATGAAGCACTACGTACCGGAAGTTAAAACCATCGAACAGGTCCTGTAAGTTGGCACTCGCCTTTGTCATTGATACGGCTATTAACGCCTGTCAGGTGGGTCTTTTCGCGTATAAAGACGGGTCCGTCTCTGACGTGGCAACGCTCTCGGAGCGCATGACGCGTGGACATCAGGAATTTATCGGTTCCGCTGCTCTAAAATGTTTCGAAAAAGCTGGAATAAATCCGCGTGATGTCGATATTCTGGGTGTTACATTAGGGCCCGGGTCGTTTACCGGCTTGCGTGTCGGGCTGTCTTTTGCCAAAGGGATGGCGTCCGGACTAGGCATCGGTCTACGCGGGTTTTCGACCCTGGAGTTGATGGGACGGGCGGCGGATTTTGACCATCAACGCAGACTGATCGCACACGATGCCGGGCGCGGGCAGGTCTATTGCCAGTGCCTTGAGGCCGATAACTCGGTTTCATCGATTAAATCGTATGATATTGTAAAATTAGATGAAATCGACGCGGGTGGCGACTGGAACTGGCTGATTGGTTCGGCGGCGCCTCTCTTAGCAGAACGCTACCCGCAGGCACAGATCGCCGCGGATGTCTTGCCGGACTTAAAGGCTATGGCGAGACTGTGCTTTGCGCCAACGACCGCCTATGACGATCTGACACCGCTCTATATGCGCGACGCGGATGCCAAGGTTTCGGACAAGTCGGTGGTCAATTTCGGCTGAGAAAAGAAACTTCCGGAAAGCATGAACAAAATTCTCCATATCGAAGAATTCGACCCGCGACTGGTACAAATCCACGCGCAGACCTTCGATTTCGGCTGGAAAGATTCCGATTTTTCAGAATATTTAAAGCGTGCAGATCATACCTGCTTTGGCCTCTATGACGGCGACGCACTTCAGGCTTTTGTGCTGATTTCGGCCGTCGTGGATGAGGCAGAGATCCTGACCATAGCCACCGATCCGCGGGTCCAAAGACGCGGCCATGCGCGTGCCCTATTGCAGCACCTGATAGCGCATCTGGCGCATAAACAGATCCGAAGTCTGTTTCTAGAAGTGGCCGTCGACAACCCCGCTGCCATCGCCCTTTATGAGGGTCTGGGCTTTCGCCAGGTCGGCCGTCGCCCTCTCTATTACAGCCGCCGCGGCGGTGCGCTGGTGGACGCCCTTATTCTCAGTCTTGCGGTTTGAGACGATTGCCCTTAATTCC
Coding sequences:
- a CDS encoding universal stress protein, which translates into the protein MRKFLVIADDSAEFRAALSYASVRARVTQGMVTLLRVLPPTDYSQWAGVRDEIEREQREEAETLLSTLSDEAAVKSGRPAEIIIKTGQMKDAIREVLIADRDIKIIVIGASGGNPGPLVNLLVREGVGTLGGTRPVPVTVVPGDISDEAIEELM
- a CDS encoding NifU family protein; amino-acid sequence: MFIQTEATPNPDVLKFIPGREVLGKGSMEFRTETDAEKSPLALSLFQIDGVSGVYFGSDFLTVKRDAEAGLIWAQIKAPILAAIMDFYASGRAILNEEGAVNERTYEGEVAQIVLEIKDLLDTRVRPAVAQDGGDIEFEHFDIESGTLYLHMRGACSGCPSSSATLRQGVESLMKHYVPEVKTIEQVL
- the tsaB gene encoding tRNA (adenosine(37)-N6)-threonylcarbamoyltransferase complex dimerization subunit type 1 TsaB, with product MALAFVIDTAINACQVGLFAYKDGSVSDVATLSERMTRGHQEFIGSAALKCFEKAGINPRDVDILGVTLGPGSFTGLRVGLSFAKGMASGLGIGLRGFSTLELMGRAADFDHQRRLIAHDAGRGQVYCQCLEADNSVSSIKSYDIVKLDEIDAGGDWNWLIGSAAPLLAERYPQAQIAADVLPDLKAMARLCFAPTTAYDDLTPLYMRDADAKVSDKSVVNFG
- the rimI gene encoding ribosomal protein S18-alanine N-acetyltransferase; this translates as MNKILHIEEFDPRLVQIHAQTFDFGWKDSDFSEYLKRADHTCFGLYDGDALQAFVLISAVVDEAEILTIATDPRVQRRGHARALLQHLIAHLAHKQIRSLFLEVAVDNPAAIALYEGLGFRQVGRRPLYYSRRGGALVDALILSLAV